The proteins below are encoded in one region of Peribacillus muralis:
- a CDS encoding iron-containing alcohol dehydrogenase — MSVNQNRQQMIHDFRMPAVFRFGVGAFATLAKEIESLGARKVAIVSDKGLEKVGVVQRVVDLIEPLSVPTVTYTNIAGEPTFQLLQDAVETLQAEKCDLIIGIGGGSALDVAKATAALCGKSNLAPYLSGEETIESRTVKCILLPTTSGTGSEVTMNAIFGDEEQQVKRGLVSPVFLPDAAIIDPELTVSCPSRVTAASGVDAFTHAIESYIAIKSTPLTKVYSERAMKLFTSNITGAVHNGSDLEARVGMSWVSSLAGVALANAGVGAVHALAYPLGGTFHIEHGVSNALLMPYVFEVIGKTCTKEMVDVASFLQLGDFKSQPNEALKAVVDYMHQLLDDLDLPHTLAELDIGEDSLPMMAKQAAKIDRLLSNTPYQLNEQKILGIYQSAFKGREGI; from the coding sequence ATGTCAGTTAATCAAAATAGACAACAAATGATCCATGATTTTCGAATGCCGGCCGTTTTCCGCTTTGGTGTTGGAGCATTTGCGACGCTCGCGAAAGAAATTGAATCGCTTGGTGCCAGGAAGGTTGCCATCGTTAGTGATAAGGGGCTTGAAAAGGTGGGCGTTGTCCAAAGGGTGGTAGATCTCATTGAACCACTTTCCGTGCCAACCGTCACTTATACGAACATTGCCGGCGAGCCAACGTTTCAGCTATTGCAAGATGCGGTCGAAACGCTTCAAGCCGAAAAGTGCGACTTGATCATCGGAATTGGCGGGGGAAGCGCGCTGGATGTCGCCAAAGCAACCGCCGCTTTATGCGGAAAATCAAATTTGGCGCCTTATTTAAGCGGAGAGGAAACGATCGAATCAAGGACGGTGAAATGCATCCTTCTGCCGACAACCTCCGGAACAGGGTCGGAAGTGACGATGAATGCCATATTTGGCGATGAAGAGCAGCAGGTTAAAAGAGGGCTTGTAAGTCCGGTGTTCCTTCCGGACGCAGCCATCATCGATCCCGAGCTGACCGTTTCCTGTCCGTCTCGGGTGACCGCGGCATCAGGGGTGGATGCGTTTACACATGCGATTGAATCGTATATCGCCATCAAGTCGACACCGCTCACGAAGGTTTACTCAGAAAGGGCCATGAAGCTATTCACTTCGAACATTACTGGAGCTGTCCACAATGGAAGCGACCTAGAGGCACGGGTGGGGATGAGTTGGGTAAGCTCGCTCGCTGGCGTAGCTCTTGCAAATGCGGGAGTTGGGGCGGTTCATGCACTCGCCTATCCTTTGGGCGGTACATTCCATATTGAGCATGGGGTTTCGAATGCTCTCTTGATGCCATATGTTTTCGAAGTGATAGGCAAAACATGCACGAAGGAAATGGTGGATGTCGCATCCTTTCTACAGCTGGGTGATTTCAAGTCACAACCGAATGAAGCATTAAAGGCCGTTGTCGATTATATGCATCAGCTTCTTGACGACCTGGATCTGCCTCACACGTTAGCGGAGCTTGACATAGGAGAGGATTCGCTGCCGATGATGGCAAAGCAGGCAGCGAAAATTGATCGCCTGCTATCGAACACCCCTTACCAATTGAATGAACAAAAGATTCTGGGAATCTATCAGAGTGCCTTTAAAGGACGGGAGGGAATTTAA
- a CDS encoding alpha/beta fold hydrolase yields MQKVPLILLPGTLCDEQLWESMNLSDLADVKVYDVSKADTIEGIAYGILASAPERFALAGLSLGGIISLEIMRIAPERVIKLALLDTNPNPPLPEQISGWERFIEMTNDGQFLDILHNHLLPVLIHPDRRHDEAFVSKIIEMAEKVGEEGYINQLKAVMTRSDQRPILSTIQCPTMIIVGKEDAVCPVHMSEYLQENIPDARLEIVYQSGHLSTLEQPEKVSALLRDWLTKGEER; encoded by the coding sequence ATGCAAAAGGTACCGCTCATTCTGCTTCCGGGAACGCTTTGTGATGAACAGTTATGGGAATCGATGAATCTATCAGATCTTGCTGATGTGAAAGTCTATGATGTCTCCAAGGCTGATACAATAGAAGGAATTGCCTATGGGATATTAGCAAGTGCACCCGAACGGTTTGCGCTTGCAGGCTTATCATTGGGCGGCATCATCTCTCTTGAAATCATGCGAATCGCACCGGAGCGGGTCATAAAGCTAGCGTTGCTTGATACGAATCCAAACCCTCCCCTTCCTGAACAAATCTCGGGTTGGGAGAGGTTTATCGAAATGACCAATGACGGTCAATTCCTCGATATACTGCACAACCACCTGCTGCCGGTGTTAATCCATCCAGACCGAAGACATGATGAAGCATTCGTATCAAAGATTATCGAGATGGCTGAAAAAGTTGGTGAAGAAGGTTATATCAATCAGTTAAAAGCCGTGATGACGCGCTCTGACCAACGTCCCATCCTTTCTACCATTCAATGCCCGACCATGATTATAGTAGGAAAGGAAGACGCGGTATGTCCCGTTCATATGTCTGAATATCTACAAGAAAATATCCCTGACGCGAGATTGGAAATCGTATATCAATCAGGTCATTTAAGTACGTTGGAACAGCCAGAAAAAGTAAGCGCTCTATTAAGGGATTGGTTAACGAAGGGTGAGGAAAGATGA
- a CDS encoding LacI family DNA-binding transcriptional regulator — protein sequence MKRLTTEDVARIAGVSQSTVSRVLNDYPYIKKNTREKVLAVIEELGFTRDEIARSLVEKRTKSIGLILGSISNPFFAETAEVIIERAQELKYDVIVYNTGHKDENLEQAINLLIGKRVDGIILTSVSKNYTEKIKKLHKNGFPVLLYNSSLDIEDVNFIVMDNNKGARLAVQHLLGLGHERIAKISGPSKYLATYERTMGYKQELADNGYAIDGDLIFNSEFSYDEIYSFTKKLLKKKDRPTAIIAASDQMALAVLGAASSLDMKIPDDLSVVGFDDIRLASNEFIGLTTISQKMDQMSLTALEKLIYLIEHKEEAAESIQIFLEPELMIRRTTGPAPKQE from the coding sequence ATGAAGAGATTGACGACGGAAGATGTGGCAAGAATTGCTGGGGTTTCACAGTCAACGGTTTCAAGGGTGCTGAATGATTATCCGTATATTAAGAAGAATACCCGTGAAAAGGTTCTTGCTGTCATTGAAGAACTGGGGTTCACAAGGGATGAAATTGCCCGAAGCCTTGTCGAAAAAAGAACGAAGTCCATCGGCTTGATATTAGGAAGCATATCCAACCCTTTCTTTGCCGAAACGGCTGAGGTGATCATCGAGAGGGCCCAGGAATTGAAATATGATGTCATCGTATATAATACGGGCCATAAAGATGAGAACCTGGAGCAGGCGATCAATTTGCTGATTGGTAAGCGGGTGGACGGAATCATCCTCACAAGTGTGAGTAAAAACTATACTGAAAAAATTAAGAAATTACATAAGAATGGATTTCCCGTTTTATTGTATAATAGCTCCCTGGACATTGAAGATGTGAACTTTATTGTCATGGACAATAATAAAGGGGCGAGGCTCGCCGTCCAGCACCTATTGGGATTGGGCCATGAAAGAATCGCGAAAATATCTGGACCTTCCAAATACTTAGCGACTTATGAACGAACGATGGGCTATAAACAAGAGCTGGCGGACAATGGATATGCAATCGATGGGGATTTGATTTTCAATAGTGAATTTTCCTATGATGAAATCTATTCATTTACGAAAAAACTGCTCAAGAAAAAGGATAGGCCCACTGCAATCATCGCCGCATCCGATCAAATGGCACTTGCCGTTTTAGGGGCAGCCTCAAGCCTGGACATGAAAATCCCGGATGATTTGTCGGTTGTTGGGTTTGATGATATAAGGCTCGCCTCCAATGAATTCATCGGGCTGACCACCATATCGCAAAAAATGGATCAAATGTCGTTGACGGCATTGGAAAAGCTGATTTATTTGATCGAGCATAAAGAAGAAGCAGCTGAATCGATCCAAATTTTCCTTGAGCCTGAATTGATGATCCGCCGTACAACAGGACCAGCCCCAAAACAAGAATGA
- a CDS encoding HpcH/HpaI aldolase family protein, whose amino-acid sequence MMKNATKEKIKRGEQVLGAFLGINSPPLVEMLGYAGFDFVLIDDEHGAFSPSELENIIRTADSVGVDPIVRVSYDPSSIQKALDRGAKGVQVPMVNTKEEALEVVKRAKFPPYGNRGVSYSTRPARYGKESGKPYLDESNENVMIIVHIETKTAASNFEAIATVPGIDLAFIGSTDLSVNMGYQLEGASHPDVQKVINHLFTQGKELGVPIGTVAGNSAAANDAFDKGAQYVGVILNNVITSALNEVVSSKAKQSVK is encoded by the coding sequence ATGATGAAGAATGCCACAAAGGAAAAAATAAAACGCGGGGAACAGGTTCTAGGTGCATTTTTAGGGATAAATTCCCCTCCTTTAGTCGAAATGCTTGGGTATGCAGGCTTCGATTTTGTCCTAATAGATGACGAGCATGGTGCATTCAGTCCGTCAGAGCTTGAAAACATTATCCGTACGGCAGATTCTGTTGGGGTTGATCCGATCGTCCGGGTTTCCTATGACCCCTCCAGTATCCAAAAGGCTTTAGATCGCGGCGCAAAAGGTGTCCAAGTACCGATGGTCAATACGAAAGAAGAGGCACTTGAGGTCGTAAAAAGAGCTAAATTCCCTCCATATGGGAATAGGGGTGTATCGTATTCAACCAGGCCGGCTCGTTACGGCAAAGAAAGTGGAAAACCCTATTTAGATGAGAGTAATGAAAATGTTATGATAATTGTGCATATTGAAACGAAAACGGCAGCCAGCAACTTTGAAGCCATTGCCACAGTGCCTGGAATTGATTTGGCCTTTATCGGCTCGACGGACCTCTCAGTCAACATGGGATATCAGTTAGAAGGTGCAAGTCATCCTGACGTGCAAAAGGTCATAAACCACCTGTTCACACAAGGAAAAGAGCTCGGTGTGCCAATTGGTACGGTTGCCGGTAATAGCGCTGCTGCAAACGATGCTTTTGATAAAGGCGCCCAATACGTTGGAGTCATATTGAATAATGTCATTACGTCTGCGCTAAATGAGGTAGTCTCAAGCAAGGCCAAGCAATCTGTTAAATGA
- a CDS encoding SDR family NAD(P)-dependent oxidoreductase, with protein sequence MGDRLDINQLFNLDGKVAIITGASKGIGKDLAKILAQAGAHIAIVARNKEQLEEAAHEIERMGVDVLPVPFDLTKVEDTAQIMEGIYEHFGRIDILINNAGINVAKPAEELTPQDWDKVLDINLKSVFFTSQAAGKYMIMRKQGKIINMSSQMAFVGYYKRAAYSSSKGGITQMTKALAIEWAPHQINVNAIAPTFIETPMTKQMFEDEAFKREVLGRIPLGRLAKTEDLFGGVLYLASKSSDMMTGQTLVVDGGWTVW encoded by the coding sequence ATGGGTGATAGGTTGGACATCAATCAACTATTTAATTTAGACGGTAAAGTGGCGATCATTACCGGTGCAAGCAAGGGAATCGGCAAAGACTTGGCCAAAATCCTTGCACAGGCCGGAGCACATATCGCCATAGTTGCCCGCAATAAAGAGCAACTCGAAGAAGCTGCACATGAAATTGAGCGAATGGGTGTGGATGTTTTACCCGTACCCTTTGATTTAACGAAGGTGGAAGACACCGCACAGATAATGGAAGGGATATATGAGCACTTCGGCAGGATCGACATTTTAATAAATAACGCCGGAATCAATGTGGCAAAGCCAGCAGAAGAGCTGACACCACAGGATTGGGATAAGGTGCTGGACATTAATTTAAAAAGTGTCTTTTTCACGAGTCAAGCAGCAGGCAAGTATATGATCATGCGGAAACAAGGGAAAATCATCAATATGTCCTCGCAGATGGCATTCGTCGGCTATTACAAGCGGGCAGCCTATTCCTCCAGCAAGGGGGGGATTACCCAGATGACGAAAGCGCTGGCAATAGAGTGGGCACCGCATCAAATCAATGTCAATGCCATAGCCCCAACCTTCATAGAGACACCGATGACTAAGCAGATGTTTGAGGATGAAGCCTTCAAACGCGAAGTATTGGGCAGGATTCCTCTCGGCAGGCTTGCTAAAACGGAGGACCTATTCGGCGGTGTGCTCTATCTGGCTTCAAAAAGTTCGGATATGATGACAGGCCAAACCTTGGTGGTTGATGGCGGGTGGACTGTCTGGTGA
- a CDS encoding aldehyde dehydrogenase family protein: protein MGTDSDKKKLFIGGEWKEGNDHYNLLSPYSGKVIAQVPLAEKDAVLTAIDCAERGAKEMRKLTALERSTILERAAALFQERLEECAFILTQENAKPLKAARGEILRTIETYKFAAEEAKRIHGETIPMDAAKNGKGRFAYTKREPLGVIAAITPFNFPFNLAAHKLGPAFAAGNAVILKPASQTPLSAIMAAQIFEEAGLPKGALNVVTGKGSVIGDVLVTDPRIKMVTFTGSVEVGLGIKEKAGLKKVTLELGSNSAVIIDSVDDLDAVAARCVEGSFAYSGQVCISIQRIYVQEDLHEAFLQKFAEKAKELTFGNPESEDTDLSALIHINEAKRVEGWIEAARAAGTEIVLGGTRTGAVLHPTIIKNAKPAEALSCQEAFAPIVSVNAYKTWDDAIDLVNDSLYGLQAGVYTTSMPKAFDAVDRLEVGGVIVNDIPSFRVDQMPYGGVKNSGTGREGVKYSVEEMTELKLAVFTL from the coding sequence ATTGGGACAGATTCAGATAAAAAGAAATTATTCATCGGCGGCGAGTGGAAAGAGGGGAATGATCACTACAATCTGCTATCTCCTTATTCGGGAAAGGTGATCGCACAAGTCCCTTTGGCAGAAAAGGACGCCGTATTAACAGCAATCGATTGTGCCGAACGTGGTGCAAAGGAAATGAGAAAGTTAACGGCGCTTGAACGTTCAACCATTTTGGAACGCGCAGCAGCACTATTTCAGGAGAGGCTTGAGGAATGCGCCTTCATCCTTACACAGGAAAATGCCAAGCCCTTAAAGGCCGCAAGAGGGGAAATTCTCCGCACGATCGAGACATATAAGTTTGCGGCGGAGGAAGCAAAACGGATTCATGGTGAAACGATCCCGATGGATGCCGCTAAAAACGGGAAAGGCCGTTTTGCTTATACGAAGCGTGAGCCTCTTGGTGTCATTGCTGCGATCACACCCTTTAACTTTCCATTCAATTTAGCCGCACATAAGCTTGGTCCTGCGTTTGCTGCAGGTAACGCAGTCATATTGAAGCCAGCGTCACAAACACCGCTAAGTGCAATCATGGCAGCGCAAATCTTTGAAGAAGCAGGCTTGCCGAAAGGAGCGCTTAATGTCGTCACTGGAAAAGGGAGCGTCATTGGCGATGTGTTGGTCACTGATCCAAGGATCAAAATGGTTACGTTTACAGGAAGTGTGGAAGTTGGCTTAGGAATTAAAGAAAAAGCGGGCTTGAAGAAGGTGACATTGGAACTGGGCTCCAATTCCGCTGTCATCATCGACAGTGTCGATGACCTGGATGCCGTTGCAGCGCGCTGTGTGGAAGGTTCCTTTGCCTATTCAGGACAAGTGTGCATCTCGATCCAGCGAATATATGTACAAGAAGATTTACATGAAGCATTCCTGCAAAAGTTTGCGGAAAAGGCGAAGGAGCTAACATTTGGCAATCCGGAGTCTGAAGATACGGACCTATCCGCTTTGATCCACATTAATGAAGCGAAACGCGTTGAAGGATGGATTGAAGCGGCACGGGCAGCAGGAACTGAAATCGTCCTTGGCGGAACAAGGACAGGTGCAGTCCTTCACCCGACCATCATTAAGAATGCCAAGCCTGCCGAGGCATTGAGCTGCCAAGAAGCATTTGCGCCGATCGTTTCAGTGAACGCCTATAAAACATGGGATGATGCCATCGATCTTGTGAATGATTCATTATATGGCCTTCAGGCAGGTGTGTATACGACCTCCATGCCAAAAGCGTTCGATGCCGTTGATCGGCTTGAAGTCGGCGGTGTTATCGTCAATGACATCCCCTCCTTCAGGGTTGATCAAATGCCATATGGCGGTGTGAAAAACAGCGGCACGGGCAGAGAAGGGGTTAAGTATTCAGTTGAGGAAATGACGGAATTGAAGCTTGCCGTCTTCACTCTTTAA
- a CDS encoding nuclear transport factor 2 family protein — protein sequence MAEKNSGSIEMAVKEEKAGSVNVAPKEGKAARKTSHPDKKSPNYIFYADADEVNMLDTKDDSDYINIEEMYQKKQRMNGFDPEYNNIVDYIVKITRQIWKEKDIGLIYDTYSTSVSVHKGLINSHGVNEVISGTLQTLHAFPDRKGLGWSVIWSGNDEDGFFTSHRGRSVATNLGDSLYGPATGKKVMFRTSADCLILNNKIHEEWLVMDTYHLVLQLGLDPVEVAKKMAKSTLKLAPAIQFGFKETAEMGLPPKVFTPSSDEFEIGEFMQLVFNRIWARRSFNFVREYYEENAVVHYVCNKDVIGASEIQGMFMSLFASVPNGKVIVERVTCNKRGSESDWDVAVRWRIQGMHEGTGYFGAPSGKAIDIAGISHYKIRNEKILEEWLLFDGMEVLRQIHLPTEQDSEQHAGAAVDDGNFTGVS from the coding sequence ATGGCAGAAAAAAATTCAGGTTCAATCGAAATGGCGGTAAAAGAGGAAAAAGCAGGTTCAGTGAATGTCGCTCCAAAGGAAGGAAAGGCAGCAAGGAAAACGAGTCACCCAGACAAGAAATCGCCCAACTACATCTTCTATGCAGATGCCGATGAGGTGAATATGCTGGATACGAAGGATGACTCTGATTATATAAATATAGAGGAGATGTATCAAAAGAAACAGCGGATGAACGGTTTTGACCCGGAATACAATAACATCGTCGATTATATCGTGAAAATCACGCGTCAAATCTGGAAGGAAAAAGACATCGGACTGATTTACGATACGTATAGCACAAGTGTCTCCGTTCATAAAGGGCTGATCAATAGTCATGGGGTCAATGAAGTCATATCAGGCACGCTGCAAACCTTGCATGCGTTCCCCGATCGGAAAGGGTTGGGGTGGAGTGTCATCTGGTCCGGGAACGATGAAGACGGTTTTTTCACCTCACATCGGGGACGGTCGGTGGCGACGAATCTTGGAGATAGCTTATACGGTCCAGCCACAGGAAAGAAAGTGATGTTCAGAACAAGCGCCGATTGTTTGATCTTGAATAATAAAATTCACGAAGAGTGGCTTGTTATGGATACGTACCACCTTGTATTGCAGCTTGGTCTGGATCCAGTCGAGGTGGCTAAAAAAATGGCCAAAAGCACGCTGAAGCTTGCACCAGCAATTCAATTCGGCTTTAAAGAGACAGCCGAAATGGGGCTTCCGCCAAAGGTGTTCACCCCATCCTCTGATGAATTCGAGATAGGCGAGTTCATGCAGCTTGTATTCAACCGCATCTGGGCAAGGCGCTCCTTTAACTTCGTCCGTGAATATTATGAGGAAAATGCCGTCGTTCATTATGTCTGCAATAAGGATGTCATCGGGGCGAGTGAAATTCAAGGGATGTTCATGAGTTTGTTCGCCTCCGTTCCGAATGGGAAAGTGATCGTGGAACGAGTGACGTGCAATAAACGCGGATCGGAAAGTGACTGGGATGTAGCGGTGCGCTGGAGAATCCAAGGGATGCACGAAGGAACAGGATACTTTGGTGCGCCTAGCGGAAAAGCCATTGATATTGCTGGCATCAGCCATTATAAGATCCGTAATGAAAAAATCCTCGAAGAATGGTTATTGTTTGACGGGATGGAAGTATTACGACAAATCCATTTGCCGACAGAACAAGATTCGGAACAGCATGCAGGAGCGGCAGTGGATGATGGGAACTTTACCGGCGTATCATGA
- a CDS encoding ester cyclase: MTKVDDSKVVMEKKESLDFNTTHNNIVFQDKVFYGDNAEVNRLGYADYNEYSKNTTRKQSMRGFDKTYVDIVDYIVKCTHRIWEENGFGLIYSHYHNESIVHAGSLNHYGINHVLSNSIQMQHSFPDRKIVGEQVIWSGNDQDAFYTSHRSMSLGTNLGATGFGPATGKRASFRVIADCVVHSNRIIEEWLVRDYLHIVIQLGYNPVEVAKNLARTSRKQSSFGRPEVTEGQFMPEIYTKKHEYFEIGDFVLDMYNKIWEMRLFNHVKDFYADHAVVHYICDQDIVGHKRIQGLLVSLFASFPTAKVILERVTCNQGEFNKEWDVAVRWRLQGIHEGIGTFGLPSGKPVEILGITHLKVRNEKIVEEWIVFDGIDVLRQTFLEDETN; the protein is encoded by the coding sequence TTGACAAAAGTAGATGATAGTAAAGTAGTGATGGAAAAGAAAGAATCACTAGACTTTAATACCACACATAATAATATAGTTTTTCAGGACAAGGTTTTTTACGGAGATAATGCAGAAGTCAATCGTTTAGGCTACGCGGATTATAACGAATATTCGAAGAACACGACACGAAAACAAAGCATGAGAGGCTTCGATAAAACCTATGTAGACATTGTCGATTATATTGTGAAATGCACCCATCGGATTTGGGAAGAAAATGGTTTTGGCTTGATTTATTCGCACTACCATAATGAGTCGATTGTACATGCAGGATCACTTAATCATTATGGAATCAATCATGTCCTGTCAAACTCCATTCAAATGCAGCATTCTTTTCCGGATCGAAAGATAGTAGGGGAACAAGTCATTTGGTCAGGCAACGACCAAGATGCCTTTTATACCTCTCACCGCAGCATGTCATTGGGGACAAATCTAGGAGCGACAGGTTTCGGACCGGCGACAGGCAAAAGGGCATCTTTCAGGGTGATTGCAGATTGTGTTGTTCATTCTAACAGAATCATAGAAGAATGGCTTGTAAGAGATTATCTCCATATAGTTATACAGTTAGGATATAATCCGGTCGAGGTTGCTAAAAACCTTGCACGAACCTCTCGGAAGCAGTCCAGTTTCGGGAGACCTGAAGTGACGGAAGGTCAATTCATGCCAGAGATATACACTAAAAAGCATGAATATTTCGAAATTGGAGATTTTGTTTTAGACATGTACAATAAAATTTGGGAAATGCGATTATTTAATCATGTAAAAGATTTTTACGCGGATCATGCAGTGGTACATTACATTTGTGATCAAGATATTGTAGGGCATAAAAGAATCCAAGGATTGCTTGTTAGTTTGTTTGCATCGTTTCCAACGGCGAAGGTGATCTTGGAAAGAGTTACATGCAATCAAGGTGAATTCAATAAAGAGTGGGATGTTGCTGTAAGGTGGAGATTGCAAGGTATTCATGAGGGAATCGGGACGTTCGGTCTGCCTAGTGGAAAGCCTGTTGAAATTCTTGGCATTACTCATCTAAAAGTTCGCAATGAAAAAATTGTTGAAGAATGGATCGTATTTGATGGGATAGACGTATTACGGCAAACCTTTTTAGAGGATGAAACGAATTGA
- a CDS encoding ester cyclase: MTKFTETTDVNEEKASVQSAAPRNIRNSDNGKIHYGYSEEVNRLGFHDFNEYSKKLDRKQSMDGFDPQYVNIVDYIMKITHQIWEERGIGIIYKTYHNNVTMHCGSLNLQGMNAVISNTLQTLHAFPDRRLIGGNVVWSGDDKAGFYSSHRINSTATNLGDSTFGASTGKRVNFRTIVDCAVHSNRIYEEWLVRDNLHIVQQLGLDPHEVARGLAKNSKLNGSSLQLNYGLSETMNGQLMPALFEPKSPQFEIGEFILDLYNKIWEWRLFNQLNEYYADQAVVHYICDKDLVGYDQIQGMLVSLFASFPNAKFLMDRVTCNPINDNDAWDVSVRWRLQGLHEGIGYFGQPSWKPVEIPGITQLRVIDGKVVEEWMTFDGLDVLKQINLNTDDDIEMSPLYEQ; encoded by the coding sequence ATGACTAAATTCACAGAGACCACCGATGTGAACGAGGAAAAGGCTTCCGTACAATCAGCCGCGCCAAGGAATATACGAAATTCCGATAATGGGAAAATCCATTATGGATATAGTGAAGAGGTTAATAGATTAGGATTTCATGATTTCAATGAGTATAGTAAAAAACTGGATCGCAAACAAAGCATGGATGGTTTTGATCCACAGTACGTAAACATAGTGGACTACATCATGAAAATCACTCATCAAATTTGGGAAGAACGAGGCATTGGTATTATTTACAAAACGTACCATAATAATGTCACCATGCATTGTGGGTCTTTGAATCTCCAAGGAATGAACGCAGTCATCTCCAATACCCTGCAAACATTACATGCCTTTCCAGACAGGAGATTAATAGGGGGAAACGTTGTTTGGTCTGGGGACGATAAAGCTGGGTTTTATTCCTCCCACCGAATTAACTCGACTGCAACGAATTTAGGGGACTCGACATTTGGGGCTTCGACTGGTAAAAGGGTGAACTTCAGGACCATTGTGGATTGTGCCGTACACTCGAACCGGATCTATGAGGAATGGTTAGTGAGGGATAATCTTCATATTGTTCAGCAACTCGGACTTGACCCTCATGAAGTAGCGAGAGGTCTGGCAAAAAATTCAAAACTTAACGGATCTTCCTTACAACTCAACTATGGCTTAAGCGAGACGATGAATGGTCAATTGATGCCAGCCTTATTTGAACCAAAATCCCCTCAATTCGAAATTGGCGAGTTCATTTTGGATTTGTACAATAAGATTTGGGAGTGGCGTTTGTTTAATCAACTAAATGAATATTACGCAGATCAAGCAGTGGTTCATTATATTTGCGATAAAGACCTTGTTGGCTACGATCAAATTCAAGGAATGCTCGTTAGCCTTTTTGCATCCTTCCCGAATGCTAAGTTTTTAATGGATCGTGTCACCTGCAACCCAATAAATGATAATGATGCTTGGGATGTATCGGTAAGATGGCGCCTCCAAGGATTGCATGAAGGAATAGGCTACTTCGGACAACCTAGTTGGAAACCGGTCGAAATTCCAGGTATTACTCAACTGAGAGTAATCGATGGAAAAGTAGTTGAAGAGTGGATGACTTTTGATGGGTTGGATGTCCTTAAACAGATTAACTTGAACACAGATGATGATATAGAGATGTCCCCTCTTTATGAACAATAA
- a CDS encoding Cof-type HAD-IIB family hydrolase, producing MTIEAIVLDLDGTTLNEINTVNETLIQYISELRESGKLVFIATGRTLEEVKDVLPSHMLVDAMVTANGMSVFIGTEQIVENALPPGLVERLVAKAGAEEMYYEVHPNDGARMTLRKDKDYMVKQGMVQKPATVDENEWLSRQDAMEGKIKWVERLETGSIAKIYFFSNVIHIMEKWIDDLEGIKKEHAFTTASSTHHNVEVTVAGVSKATGVRHLLKHFQVEPKNILAVGDGENDLPLFQFAGHCIAMKNATDLVKEQADGVTEYSYREDGLYRFLKKKFQ from the coding sequence ATGACGATTGAAGCCATTGTGCTGGACTTGGATGGCACAACATTGAACGAAATCAATACGGTGAACGAGACCCTGATACAGTACATAAGCGAACTTAGGGAAAGCGGAAAGCTTGTCTTCATCGCAACGGGAAGAACGCTGGAAGAAGTGAAGGACGTGCTGCCGTCCCACATGCTGGTCGATGCCATGGTGACGGCGAATGGAATGTCGGTATTCATCGGGACCGAACAGATTGTCGAAAACGCTTTGCCGCCCGGGCTTGTGGAGCGATTGGTCGCGAAAGCGGGTGCGGAAGAGATGTATTATGAAGTTCATCCGAACGATGGAGCACGGATGACGTTACGAAAAGATAAAGACTATATGGTTAAACAAGGAATGGTGCAAAAGCCTGCAACCGTCGATGAGAATGAATGGCTCTCAAGACAGGATGCAATGGAAGGGAAAATAAAATGGGTGGAACGATTGGAGACTGGGAGCATCGCCAAAATCTATTTTTTCAGCAATGTAATCCATATCATGGAAAAATGGATTGATGATCTGGAAGGAATCAAGAAGGAGCATGCTTTCACAACAGCATCCTCGACCCACCATAATGTCGAAGTGACGGTGGCAGGCGTCTCGAAAGCAACGGGCGTCCGCCACTTGCTGAAGCATTTCCAGGTCGAACCGAAAAACATCCTCGCTGTAGGCGATGGCGAAAATGACCTTCCGCTCTTTCAATTCGCCGGGCACTGCATTGCCATGAAAAACGCGACTGATCTTGTCAAGGAACAGGCAGATGGAGTGACGGAGTATTCATATAGGGAAGACGGTCTCTATCGTTTTTTGAAGAAAAAGTTTCAATGA